A genomic region of Desmodus rotundus isolate HL8 unplaced genomic scaffold, HLdesRot8A.1 manual_scaffold_251, whole genome shotgun sequence contains the following coding sequences:
- the LOC128780084 gene encoding spastin-like yields the protein MTDGYSGSDLTALAKDAALGPIRELKPEQVKNMSASEMRNIRLSDFTESLKKIKRSVSPQTLEAYIRWNKDFGDTTV from the exons ATGACTGATGGATACTCAGGAAGTGATCTAACAGCTTTGGCAAAAGATGCAGCTCTGGGTCCCATTCGAG aactGAAACCAGAACAAGTGAAGAATATGTCTGCCAGTGAG atgaGAAATATTCGATTGTCTGACTTCACTGaatctttgaaaaagataaaacgCAGCGTGAGCCCTCAAACCTTAGAAGCGTATATACGTTGGAACAAGGACTTTGGAGATACCACTGTTTAA